The following are from one region of the Tenacibaculum dicentrarchi genome:
- the aroC gene encoding chorismate synthase: MFNSFGNILKVTTFGESHGTAIGGVIDGFPAGMDVDFEAIQQELDRRKPGQSKIVTQRKEPDTVEFLSGIFEGKTTGASIGFVIKNTNQKSKDYNHNTNVYRPSHADYTYDKKYGIRDYRGGGRTSARETANWVVAGALAKQLIKHININAFTSSVGDIFIDKPYQELDLSKIESNIVRCPDEKSAETMIAKIHEIRKAGDTIGGTVTCVIQNMPVGLGEPIFHKLHAELGKAMLSINAVKGFEFGSGFCGAKMKGSEHNDVFNEDGTTQSNLSGGIQGGISNGMDVYFRVAFKPVATIMTNQQTINSDGELTEIKGKGRHDPCVVPRAVPIVEALSALVLADFYLINKTRTV, translated from the coding sequence ATGTTTAATTCATTTGGAAATATATTAAAAGTAACAACTTTTGGTGAATCACACGGAACGGCAATAGGTGGCGTTATTGATGGTTTTCCAGCAGGAATGGACGTAGATTTTGAGGCTATTCAACAAGAGTTAGACCGTCGTAAACCGGGGCAATCTAAAATTGTAACTCAGCGTAAAGAACCTGATACCGTTGAGTTTTTATCTGGAATTTTTGAAGGTAAAACAACAGGAGCTTCTATTGGTTTTGTAATTAAAAATACCAATCAGAAAAGTAAAGATTACAATCATAATACTAATGTATATCGCCCATCTCACGCCGATTATACCTACGATAAAAAATACGGAATTAGAGATTATAGAGGTGGAGGACGTACCTCGGCTCGTGAAACTGCAAATTGGGTGGTTGCAGGTGCATTGGCAAAACAACTCATAAAACACATAAATATTAATGCTTTTACCTCATCGGTAGGCGATATTTTTATTGATAAACCATATCAAGAGTTAGATTTATCTAAAATTGAAAGTAATATTGTTCGTTGTCCTGATGAAAAATCAGCAGAAACAATGATTGCTAAAATTCATGAAATCCGAAAAGCTGGCGATACTATTGGAGGTACGGTAACTTGTGTTATTCAAAATATGCCTGTTGGATTAGGCGAGCCTATTTTTCATAAATTACACGCCGAACTAGGAAAAGCAATGCTTTCAATAAATGCGGTAAAAGGTTTTGAATTTGGTAGCGGATTTTGTGGTGCTAAAATGAAAGGTTCTGAACACAATGATGTTTTTAATGAAGATGGAACAACACAATCTAATTTATCAGGTGGAATTCAAGGAGGAATTTCAAACGGAATGGATGTGTATTTTCGTGTAGCTTTTAAACCCGTAGCTACGATTATGACAAATCAGCAAACTATAAATTCTGATGGTGAACTAACCGAAATTAAAGGAAAAGGTCGTCATGACCCTTGTGTTGTACCAAGAGCTGTACCAATTGTAGAAGCTTTATCTGCCTTGGTTTTAGCTGATTTCTATTTGATAAATAAAACAAGAACTGTTTAA
- a CDS encoding DUF6140 family protein has product MATFQITLKKKLYIDRQWVEPGISVTVVTPGTIVWTTDGKQQIINAFSRMYGLTISLADVSMNTFSVS; this is encoded by the coding sequence ATGGCAACGTTTCAAATTACATTAAAGAAAAAATTATACATCGACCGACAATGGGTTGAACCTGGAATTTCTGTAACCGTGGTAACTCCTGGAACAATCGTTTGGACAACCGATGGAAAACAACAAATTATCAACGCTTTTAGTAGAATGTATGGGCTTACAATTTCACTTGCCGATGTTTCTATGAATACTTTTAGCGTCAGTTAA